From a region of the Panthera uncia isolate 11264 chromosome B1, Puncia_PCG_1.0, whole genome shotgun sequence genome:
- the LOC125923027 gene encoding small ubiquitin-related modifier 1-like isoform X2, whose product MSDQEAKPSAKDLGDEKEGKYIKLQVIGQESSEIHFKVKMTTHLKRLKEAYCQTQGVPVNSEDVIEVHQEQTGGHSMI is encoded by the exons ATGTCTGACCAGGAAGCAAAACCTTCAGCTAAGGACTTGGgggatgagaaggaaggaaaatacatTAAACTCCAAGTCATTGGACAGGAGAGCAGTGAGATCCACTTCAAAGTGAAAATGACAACGCATCTCAAGAGGCTCAAAGAAGCATACTGTCAAACACAGGGAGTGCCAGTAAATTCA GAAGATGTGATTGAAGTTCATCAGGAACAAACAGGGGGACATTCAATgatttag
- the LOC125923027 gene encoding small ubiquitin-related modifier 1-like isoform X1, with translation MSDQEAKPSAKDLGDEKEGKYIKLQVIGQESSEIHFKVKMTTHLKRLKEAYCQTQGVPVNSVRFLFAGQGIAGNHTPKELGMKEDVIEVHQEQTGGHSMI, from the coding sequence ATGTCTGACCAGGAAGCAAAACCTTCAGCTAAGGACTTGGgggatgagaaggaaggaaaatacatTAAACTCCAAGTCATTGGACAGGAGAGCAGTGAGATCCACTTCAAAGTGAAAATGACAACGCATCTCAAGAGGCTCAAAGAAGCATACTGTCAAACACAGGGAGTGCCAGTAAATTCAGTCAGATTTCTCTTTGCAGGTCAGGGAATTGCTGGGAATCACACTCCAAAAGAACTGGGAATGAAGGAAGATGTGATTGAAGTTCATCAGGAACAAACAGGGGGACATTCAATgatttag